One window of Salminus brasiliensis chromosome 16, fSalBra1.hap2, whole genome shotgun sequence genomic DNA carries:
- the bcl7ba gene encoding B-cell CLL/lymphoma 7 protein family member B-A, producing the protein MSGRSVRAETRSRAKDDIKKVMAAIERVRRWEKKWVTVGDTSLRIFKWVPVVDTKEKEKPKVPSGSEIQLNNFPSEETSENSCPALLDYQDENSNQSSLSDSYQVKAAAVVNSSSSNSSPQPSEPVSPTIHTQDYRIDDPQPPTLGQECMEEPSLQLREMADEPPTLIKEDILPLIAQEEEEEEEEEEEEESSGAPPLKRVCTEQTSVIQSTLMS; encoded by the exons ATGTCGGGCCGCTCGGTGCGGGCAGAGACGCGGAGCCGCGCTAAAGACGACATTAAGAAGGTGATGGCGGCTATAGAGAGAGTGCGGAGATG GGAGAAGAAGTGGGTGACTGTTGGAGACACGTCTCTGAGAATCTTCAAGTGGGTTCCTGTGGTGGACACCAAGGAG AAGGAGAAGCCCAAAGTCCCGTCTGGATCAGAGATCCAGCTGAACAACTTCCCTTCAGAGGAGACATCTGAAAATTCCTGCCCAGCACTGCTGGACTACCAAG ATGAAAACAGCAATCAGAGCTCTCTGTCGGACTCATATCAGGTGAAGGCGGCCGCAGTggtgaacagcagcagcagtaactCGAGTCCGCAGCCGAGCGAGCCGGTCAGCCCCACCATCCACACGCAGGATTACCGCATAGATGACCCGCAGCCGCCCACACTAGGGCAGGAGTGCATGGAGG AGCCGTCGCTGCAGCTGCGGGAAATGGCAGATGAACCACCAACGCTGATTAAGGAAGATATTTTACCCCTCATTGCTCAG gaggaggaggaagaagaggaagaggaggaagaagaggaaagcTCTGGTGCTCCGCCATTAAAAAGAGTCTGTACTGAACAAACTTCAGTAATCCAGTCTACTCTGAtgagttaa
- the myl10 gene encoding myosin regulatory light chain 10, protein MRGRLNVGNDELDEMLKEAPGPINFTIFLSMFGEKLKGTDPEENILNAFKIFDPEGTGILKGEEIKYHLMSQADKFTEAEVNQMFTNFPLDVAGNLDYKNLCYVITHGEDKEQE, encoded by the exons ATGAGAG gcCGTCTGAACGTGGGTAATGATGAGCTGGATGAGATGTTGAAGGAAGCTCCTGGACCCATCAACTTCACCATCTTCCTCAGCATGTTCGGAGAGAAGCTTAAAG GAACGGACCCTGAGGAGAACATCCTGAACGCCTTTAAGATCTTCGACCCTGAGGGCACCGGGATCCTTAAAGGAGAGGA GATTAAGTACCACCTCATGTCCCAGGCAGATAAATTCACAGAGGCAGAG GTCAATCAGATGTTTACAAACTTCCCCCTGGACGTGGCCGGAAATCTGGACTACAAGAACCTGTGCTACGTCATCACCCATGGAGAGGACAAGGAGCAGGAGTGA
- the tbl2 gene encoding transducin beta-like protein 2, which produces MEFSAVLALSLLLGALLVLVFAAVAKRNGTPEQPEPQQVKPTAEESSAKASSSKKQKQQQRPRKEKPQQHTFTHPLLASSLKSHSGNVTCLDFSSNGKYLASCSDDRTIRIWSTKDFLDRDHKCLRANVEFDHATLVRFSPDSRAFITWLANAETIRIFKMTKKDDGTFSFKAAPEDFPQRHKGIVINIGIAQTGKFIMTASVDTTILIWDLKGEILASINTNQMTNSYTAVSPCGRFVASCGFTPDVKVWEVCFAKTGEFKEVTRAFDLKGHSAGVHSFDFSNDSRRMVTVSKDGTWKLWDTDVEYKKKQDPYLLRTVPCQASEGSRVALSPDGRAVAVSNGRDVAVYSATSGELEEEFLGVHSEEITDLKFDINNRFLVCSGDRAIRVFHNATGYRAAIQDMQAMLKKASNDGVRQRLQQQLLDAQNALDTVLSAQKS; this is translated from the exons ATGGAGTTCTCAGCTGTGCTCGCGCTCTCCCTGCTTCTCGGAGCTCTCCTCGTGCTGGTCTTTGCAGCTGTTGCCAAGAGAAACGGAACACCCGAGCAACCTGAACCACAGCAGGTGAAACCAACAG CTGAAGAGAGCTCGGCGAAAGCCTCCTCCTCTAAGaagcagaaacagcagcagcggCCGCGGAAGGAGAAACCCCAGCAGCACACCTTCACCCACCCTCTGCTGGCGTCCTCTCTGAAG AGCCACAGTGGGAACGTGACGTGCCTGGATTTCAGCAGTAACGGTAAATATCTGGCCTCTTGCTCAGACGACCGCACCATCCGCATCTGGAGCACCAAAGACTTCCTGGACCGCGACCATAAATGCCTGCGGGCGAATGTAGAGTTTGACCATGCCACGCTCGTCCGCTTCAGCCCAGATTCTCG AGCCTTCATCACGTGGCTGGCCAACGCAGAGACCATCCGAATCTTCAAGATGACCAAGAAGGACGACGGCACGTTCAGTTTCAAAGCCGCTCCAGAGGACTTCCCCCAGAGGCACAAAGGGATCGTCATCAACATCGGAATAGCGCAGACAG GCAAGTTTATCATGACCGCGTCTGTGGACACCACCATCCTCATCTGGGACCTGAAGGGAGAAATTTTAGCCTCCATCAACACCAACCAGATGACCAACTCGTACACTGCAGTCTCCCCCTGCGGCAG GTTTGTGGCGTCCTGTGGTTTCACCCCGGATGTGAAAGTGTGGGAGGTGTGTTTTGCGAAGACCGGCGAGTTTAAAGAGGTCACACGAGCTTTTGACCTGAAAGGACACTCGGCTGGAGTTCATTCTTTCGACTTCTCCAATGACTCGCGCAG GATGGTGACGGTGTCTAAAGACGGCACCTGGAAGCTGTGGGACACAGATGTGGAGTATAAGAAGAAGCAGGACCCCTACCTGCTCCGGACAGTACCGTGCCAGGCCTCCGAGGGCAGCCGCGTCGCCCTGTCTCCGGACGGCCGCGCCGTGGCCGTGTCTAACGGGCGTGATGTGGCCGTGTACAGCGCCACCTCCGGCGAGCTGGAGGAGGAGTTCCTCGGCGTCCACAGCGAGGAGATCACTGACCTTAAATTTGACATTAACAACCGATTCCTGGTCTGCAGCGGTGACCGCGCCATCCGCGTCTTCCACAACGCCACCGGCTACCGCGCCGCCATCCAGGACATGCAGGCGATGCTGAAAAAAGCCTCCAACGACGGGGTGAGGCagaggctgcagcagcagctgctggacGCCCAGAACGCCTTGGACACGGTGCTGAGCGCGCAGAAGAGCTGA
- the col26a1 gene encoding uncharacterized protein col26a1 has product MLRAFLSLFLVTSLAAVPCGAAEVIYQLPRLRVQQLMEKPSGEAGQSLLRSPSEFRNWCQFTVWKSVSCQTHNGTETVVQRLFQTCRWPGPCKNLISYRTLVRPSYRVSYRLVTSLEWRCCPGFHGDDCREDCLNCTNHSDLTDRINIIESKMMSLRDAGLPPLPSVNQSAVKAADNEVEGSRPSPVTPYAVGRPGLRGPPGPAGPPGAIGPPGPAGEPGPTGPQGERGPPGPPGGSPLSINRDVFTLTTRQHGQYGEGSLPAYFGRRVLLGPPGPSGPPGPPGPSGPQGLPGVPGQDGGFTGSPGLKGSKGDAGERGPPGVAGKPGRPGAPGWKGDPGDSNTEVQQLKVALKILAERVLILEHMIGVHDSDPELGSGIDLLMSVAPTATAVTAGQDRSNFIPSTDQFRVRRGQ; this is encoded by the exons ATGCTGCGAGCGTTCCTCAGCCTGTTCCTCGTCACCAGTTTGGCGGCTGTCCCCTGTGGAGCTGCTGAAGTGATCTATCAGCTGCCCAGGCTGAGAGTGCAGCAGCTGATGGAGAAACCTTCTGGAGAAGCAGGGCAGAGTCTTCTCCGCAG TCCTTCTGAATTCAGGAACTGGTGCCAGTTCACCGTATGGAAGTCAGTCTCCTGTCAGACGCACAATGGCACGGAGACTGTGGTTCAGCGGCTCTTCCAGACCTGCCGTTGGCCCGGGCCGTGCAAAAACCTCATCAG cTACAGGACACTGGTCAGACCTTCTTACAGAGTGAGCTACAGACTGGTCACTTCACTGGAATGGCGCTGCTGTCCTGGTTTCCATGGCGATGACTGCAGAGAAG actgTCTGAACTGCACAAATCACTCAGACCTCACGGACCGAATAAACATCATTGAATCTAAG ATGATGTCACTCAGAGATGCTGGACTCCCTCCTCTCCCATCAGTCAACCAATCAGCTGTGAAAGCAGCGGATAATGAGGTGGAAGGGTCCCGCCCCTCACCTGTCACACCTTATGCTGTTGGGCGGCCGG GGCTGAGGGGCCCCCCAGGGCCAGCAGGACCTCCCGGAGCAATTGGACCCCCAGGCCCTGCAGGAGAGCCAGGGCCGACAGGACCCCAAG GTGAGAGAGGACCACCTGGACCCCCAGGAGGTTCCCCTTTGTCCATTAACCGAGATGTGTTCACACTAACTACCAGACAGCACGGACAGT ATGGTGAAGGTTCCCTCCCTGCCTACTTTGGACGCAGAGTGTTGCTTGGACCCCCAGGACCATCTGGACCACCCGGCCCACCAG GACCCTCAGGACCCCAGGGACTCCCCGGTGTGCCAGGACAAGAC GGAGGCTTCACTGGAAGTCCAGGCCTCAAAGGCTCCAAGGGAGATGCAGGAGAACGG GGGCCACCAGGGGTCGCCGGGAAGCCAGGCAGGCCG ggtgcTCCGGGATGGAAGGGTGATCCAGGAGACAGCAACACAGAG gtgcagcagctgaaggTGGCGCTGAAGATCCTGGCGGAGAGAGTTCTGATTCTGGAGCACATGATCGGAGTCCACG ATTCTGACCCGGAGTTGGGCTCAGGAATCGACCTGCTGATGAGCGTCGCCCCCACCGCCACAGCCGTGACCGCTGGACAGGACAGGTCCAATTTTATCCCCAGCACTGACCAGTTCAGGGTGAGGAGGGGGCAGTAA